The genomic DNA TAATTTTTTGCCTTTTCTTAGCTGTTCTTCACTTCTTCTAACTGTATCAACTATAAATTGTTCATGTTTAAGATACAACATTTTGCACGGCTGATAAAATGATTGATTTTACCTTTTTTGTGGTAGCAGTACATACCTTTTTCACCATTCAATTGTAATGGTCCTATGGAAGGATAATTGTCATAAATGAATATAATTTTGAAATACCCCTAATAAATTAAGGGGCTATATAAAAATAATAATATAATTTTTAAAATACCCCCTTAAAAATTTGGTAATATAAAATATTGTTTGCATATTTGCCACATAATTATTTTCAACTTCAAATTTATATGCCATGAAAAGACATTACAATTTAATCAACAATGCAGTAGATGCTTTGCTTCCGGTTCTTTTCAGGCAATACTCTAATGCCAGAGAAGGGTGGTGTAGCAGAGAAGTTGTTATCAACATGTTACAATTCAATTACCAGAACGCTGAAAATTACATTAATTCTTCAGCCCATGTTGGTAATCAACAACGACAGCAGCACTGATGACTGAAGCCTTAGCTGGAATTCCCAACCTTGTGAATCCACAGGCCACCCATTAAGAACATTATTCTTCTTTATGAGCAAATCAGACAGAGTCTGGCAAACTTCAGACTAATATCCTGTCATTGCAATACCTGTCTCATTAATTTAATGGGAGTGGTAAACTGTAAAAGACTATTGATTTGTATTTCAAAGGATTGGTCTACGTGAATTCCGGCGTTTACAAAACAATTATAATGAGTTATTAATGAATATGTATTAAATCTATTAAAACAATGAATATCAAATTATTAATTAAAATTGTTCTTTTATCTGGTATGTTTTTACAGGTAACCTGTCTTTCAGCACAGGATAATAATACCCCATTCACAGCCGGGGGTGATTTTTATAGTTCTTATGTCTGGAGAGGAGTTTCCTTTTCAGGGCCGTCCATACAGCCCTATGTTGATTTTTCAACAGGGGGGTTATCCATTGGTGCATGGGGTTCATACGGATTTGATGGTTTTCAGGAATCCGACCTTTATGTTTCCTATGGTTTTGATTTTGGTTTATCTCTCGGATTGACCGATTACTATTATCCGGGTACTCCTTATTTTAATTACTCAGCCGATCAAAACGGTGCACACGGTTTTGAAGCCAATGTTGGGTATGATATAGCGGATTTTTCTTTTGCTGCCAATTATATGCTGAACCAGGCAGGATTGGCTGGTACTGAAGGAGGAGAAATGTATTTTGAACTCGGATATGCGTTTAGGGATGTGAATATTTTCCTGGGAGCGGGAGATGGCTGGCATTCAGCAGACGGCACCTTTGCACTGGTAAATCTGGGGTTAAGCACCAACCGCGAGATTACCATTAATGATAATTTTTCCCTGCCTGTTAACGGTTCAGTCGTTCTGAACCCTGACCTGGAGCAGTTTCATACAGTTATCGGATTCTCATTTTAACCATAAAACTTTGAAAAATTGAAAAAGATAGAAGCAATCATAAGGAAAACGAAATATGAAGAGGTTAAGCAAGCCCTTCATGAGATTGGTATAGACTTTTTTTCTTACTGGGAAGTAAGAGGAGTAGGAAAAGCTACCCAGGAGCGCATCTACCGTGGTATTAAATACGATACCAGTACCATTGAACGGATACTGATATCGATTTATGTAAGGGATAAGTTCCTGCAACCGACCGTTGACACCCTTTTGACCGTAGCCAGAACAGGTGAAATAGGTGATGGGAAAATCTTTATTTCAGAATGTCTGAATGCTTACCGGATCAGAACCGGGGAAGATGGTGACGAAGTACTGTTTATCAAAGGGGAACAGGAATAACAAAACAATTATTGAGGTAATATTTAAAATTTAACAATTATGGAAGATACATTAACAATAGACAGTGTAGCCAAAAATATTGAAGAAATAGCCATATCTACTGATACCATATGGGTGTTGATTGCAGCAGTATTGGTTATGTTTATGCAGCCGGGCTTTGCAATGGTAGAAGCCGGCTTCACCCGTTCCAAGAACTCTGCCAACATCCTGATGAAGAATATCATGGACTTCTCTTTTGGATCGTTGGTATTTTGGTTCGTCGGATACACACTGATGTATGGAGAAGACATAGGTGGTTTTATTGGGAAACCCGATTTATTTTTTAACAGTGATGCTGTAAACAGCATACCGGATAAAGCCAGCCTGATGTTTCAGACTGTTTTTGCGGCCACGGCAGCTACAATTGTATCAGGAGCAATGGCAGAACGAACCAAGTTCAATGCATATATTATTTTTACTATAGCCATTACACTGGTCATATACCCGGTTTCCGGACATTGGGTATGGGGAGGTGGCTGGTTATCTGAAATGGGCTTTCACGATTTTGCCGGTTCCACTGTGGTCCATTCTGTTGGGGCTTGGGTTGGTTTGATTGGTGCCTCCGTTTTGGGCCCCAGGCTGGGGAAATATATCAACAATAAGCCTATGGCGATACCCGGGCATAACCTGACTCTTGCAGCACTGGGCGTCTTTATACTGTGGTTTGGATGGTTCGGATTCAACCCGGGTTCGCAGTTGGCAGCCTCCAGTGAGTCTGATGCCATTGCCATATCCCATATTTTTATCACTACCAACTTATCGGCGGCAGCCGGTGCAGTTATGGCTATGATCGTGGCCTGGAAGCGCTACAGAAGGCCCATTCTAAGCTTTGCATTGAACGGTGCTTTGGCCGGACTGGTAGCCATTACAGCAGGATGCGATATAGTGAGCCCGGGCGGAGCTGTTGTTATCGGTGCTATAGCCGGATTCATCCTGCCATTCGGTGTTGAATTCATCGATAAAATATTAAAAGTGGATGACCCGGTGGGTGCCGTAACCGTACACGGAATATGTGGAGCAATGGGTACCATCCTTGTGGGTTTCTTTGCCACAGATGGAGGACTGTTATATGGTGATGGAGCTCAATTGCTCGGAATTCAGGCCGTGGGAGTACTTGCTGTGTTTGTATGGGCCCTGGCCCTGGCATTCATTCTTTTTAAAACCCTAAAGGCTA from Bacteroidales bacterium includes the following:
- a CDS encoding P-II family nitrogen regulator, with the protein product MKKIEAIIRKTKYEEVKQALHEIGIDFFSYWEVRGVGKATQERIYRGIKYDTSTIERILISIYVRDKFLQPTVDTLLTVARTGEIGDGKIFISECLNAYRIRTGEDGDEVLFIKGEQE
- a CDS encoding ammonium transporter codes for the protein MEDTLTIDSVAKNIEEIAISTDTIWVLIAAVLVMFMQPGFAMVEAGFTRSKNSANILMKNIMDFSFGSLVFWFVGYTLMYGEDIGGFIGKPDLFFNSDAVNSIPDKASLMFQTVFAATAATIVSGAMAERTKFNAYIIFTIAITLVIYPVSGHWVWGGGWLSEMGFHDFAGSTVVHSVGAWVGLIGASVLGPRLGKYINNKPMAIPGHNLTLAALGVFILWFGWFGFNPGSQLAASSESDAIAISHIFITTNLSAAAGAVMAMIVAWKRYRRPILSFALNGALAGLVAITAGCDIVSPGGAVVIGAIAGFILPFGVEFIDKILKVDDPVGAVTVHGICGAMGTILVGFFATDGGLLYGDGAQLLGIQAVGVLAVFVWALALAFILFKTLKATNGLRVERRVEEEGLDVYEHGETAYNM